AGGTTGTACCGAAGCATATACTTTAGAATCGCTTTTTGCCTGATTGGAAAGGATATTGGCATAGTCGCTGAAACTAAGGGCGACACTGAATCCGATGGTGAGCAAAGCAGCCCAAATCAGGATGCCTATGGATTGGCTTAGGGTGCTGATATGGGTAGCTTTCAAAAACATGGTAAATCCTTGCCCGATTACAAAAAAGAATGCCAGGGCCAATAAAAACACAAAAGTAAAGGCGAGGATAGGGGTGAACACTTCGTTCATATTCAGAATACGCTCAAAAATACTTCCGGCAATATAGCTAAATCTGAGTGCAACTATTACGGCAAGGATAATTTGAATCATGGACCAAACAGCACCTACAAAGCCTTCTTTAACACCTTTGTAAATGCCGTAACCCAAAACAGCAAGGAAAGCAAGGTCTATGGGGTTCATAAATGGAAGTTTAAAAAATATAATTGAAGTTCAAAAGGTGCAGAGTGTTTAGTTTTGCAGCAATTCTTTTACCATAGCAGAAATTGCCCGTCCATCGGCTTTGCCGGCAAGTTGTTTGGTTGCTAATCCCATAACTTTACCCATGTCGGCAGGCGATTTAGCGCCAATCTGTTCGATGATGGTTTGAAGGGCAGCTTTTAATTCTTCTGCGCTGAGTTGTTTGGGCAGGTAGCGTTCTATAACAGCTATTTCTTCAGCTTCAATTTGAGCCAGATCGTCGCGGTTTTGTTGCTGATAGATGGTCAGTGAATCGCGGCGTTGTTTGACTAATTTATTTAGTACGGCCATTTCCGTTTCGGCGGTCATTTCGACAGGTGCCCCTTTTTCGGTTTTGGCCAATAAAATGGCGGCTTTAATACCTCTCAATCCGCGCAAGGTTGCCTGATCTTTGGCAAGCATGGCGGCTTTGATATCGTTGTTGATTTGTTGTTCTAAACTCATGTCAGGTTAATAAAAAATAGAAGATAGCGACAAAAAGTACGGTTTATGAATGATTCGGATTAATGAAGCTATCAGTACAGAATTGAGATTCAAATTTTGTTAACAAAGTTAGAAATAAATAACTCAATTAACAAATTTTTTGTTCCACAAAAAGCAGTTTTGTTTAAAAAAGTATATATTTAGATGCCTTTAAAACAATTTCTCCACGCAATTCCATAGATTTTCGGCAGATATATCCCAATCAAATTTGGTTTTTTGGAAACGTCCTTTTTCAATCATTTCACTTCGAAGCGGAACGTTGTAATATAGTTGGGCTAAGGCCAAATAAATACTTTCTACCGAAAAAGGGTTGACCAATAAGGCTGCGTTTCCCGCTACTTCGGGCATCGAAGAGGTGTTGCCGGTTATTACAGGAGTTTCTGCACAAAATGCTTCGACTATCGGGATGCCAAACCCTTCAAAAACAGAAGCATAGACCAAAGCTATAGCAGCCCCCATGATTTTTGAAAGTTCGTCTATCTGAAGATGTCCCAAAAAGATCACTGAGTCTTTATGTTGCATGGCTTCGTAGGTATCCAAAGCTTCCTTGCATTGCCATGCCTGACGGCCGGCTACTAAAAACTTAGCTCCGCAATTTCCTTGACTTTTTAGCCGGTCAAATGCGCTCAGTATTCTGGCGAGGTTTTTTCGGGGGTGAATGGCCCCAACAAACAGAAAATATTCTTTTCCTTGCGTATATTGTTCTTTTACCGCTTCTTTAGCCGGCTCGCTCAGGGGCCGGTAGATGCGGTTTACCCCATTGTAAACCACTTCAATTTTGGATGCCGGAAGCTGGTAGGTGTTGACTAAATCTTGTTTGGTATATTCTGAAACCGCAGCGATGCTGTCAGCACGCCGGGCATAGCGGGGTGAAAAATGCTGATAGAATTTCCGGGCAAACAGGGGTATCTGGTCGGGATAATGTTCAAAGGCAATATCGTGTATCACCATCGCTGTTTTTATCTCTGAACGAAGTGAACAATACCCGTCTGTGGACAGAAAGACATCGGCTTTTACCTGCTTTAATACCCTTGGAACAGCCCATTCAAACCACATATACCACAACAGGGGATGCCGTGCGGGTGGATAAACCACTATTGGCAGGACATTGTCCGAAAAAATAAATTCTTTGCTGTAGGGACGGTCAAACAAAAACACAAACCGGTGTTCAGGATGTTTTATGGCAATCCGCTGCAAAGTTTCACAAGTAAACCTCCCTATGCCTTCGAGGCGTTTGCTCAATAGGAAACGGGTATTGACGGCTATCGTTTTTGAGGACATGTATTTGTTTGCGGCGTTATGCTCCAAAAATTAAAAAAACCAGACAGGCAATGAACCTGCCGGTTTGCACACCTGCTTTTATTGACAGCAGCGTGTTAAAAGGAGGGCAAAGATACGCAGATAGTTGCAATATATTGGTTTATCTATGTAATTGCGTAACTTTGCAAGTATGCAACCCAATATATTTAACCGCGACACCTCTGGTTCCGGAGATTTCAGCTACTTAACAGAATTAAACCAAATACAGCGCGAAGCTGTGGAATGTATTAACGGACCGGTGATGATTATTGCCGGCCCCGGATCGGGCAAAACCCGCGTGCTTACCTACCGCATAGCCCACCTCATTCGTTTGGGCATTCATCCCCGAAACATTCTTGCACTTACATTTACCAACAAAGCAGCCCGCGAAATGCAGGAGCGCATCAGACAGATTGCCGGCGAAACGGCGGCTGACAAACTTTGGATGGGGACTTTTCACTCAATTTTTGCGCGGATACTTCGAATCGAATCTGCCGCTATCGGTTATCCGGTCAACTTTTCGGTTTATGACACAGAAGACAGCAAAAACCTGATTAAAACCATTGTTTCAGAACTTAACCTGAATCCGGACAATTACAAGCCCAATGTGGTCTATAACCGAATTTCAAATGCCAAAAACAATTTAATCAGCCCGGTGAGCTATGCTCAAAGCGAAGAAATCCGCCTTGCAGACGGGGCTTCCAACCTTCCCCGTATGCCCGAATTATATGCTCGCTATGTGTTGCGATGTCAGCAGGCGGGTGCCATGGATTTTGATGACCTTTTGATTAAAATGTACCAACTGCTGTACCAGCATCCGGAAATAGCACATAAATATCAATCGCGGTTTAAATTTTTGTTGGTAGATGAATTTCAGGATACCAATTCCGCCCAATATGCCATCATAAAAAAAATTGCCGAACTGCACCGGTCGGTCTGTGTCGTGGGCGATGATGCCCAAAGTATTTATGCCTTCAGAGGTGCTACCATTGACAATATTCTGAATTTTGAACGGGACTACCCCGAAGCGCAAACCTTTAAACTGGAGC
This is a stretch of genomic DNA from Sphingobacteriales bacterium. It encodes these proteins:
- a CDS encoding GatB/YqeY domain-containing protein, with the translated sequence MSLEQQINNDIKAAMLAKDQATLRGLRGIKAAILLAKTEKGAPVEMTAETEMAVLNKLVKQRRDSLTIYQQQNRDDLAQIEAEEIAVIERYLPKQLSAEELKAALQTIIEQIGAKSPADMGKVMGLATKQLAGKADGRAISAMVKELLQN
- a CDS encoding glycosyltransferase family 4 protein, producing MSSKTIAVNTRFLLSKRLEGIGRFTCETLQRIAIKHPEHRFVFLFDRPYSKEFIFSDNVLPIVVYPPARHPLLWYMWFEWAVPRVLKQVKADVFLSTDGYCSLRSEIKTAMVIHDIAFEHYPDQIPLFARKFYQHFSPRYARRADSIAAVSEYTKQDLVNTYQLPASKIEVVYNGVNRIYRPLSEPAKEAVKEQYTQGKEYFLFVGAIHPRKNLARILSAFDRLKSQGNCGAKFLVAGRQAWQCKEALDTYEAMQHKDSVIFLGHLQIDELSKIMGAAIALVYASVFEGFGIPIVEAFCAETPVITGNTSSMPEVAGNAALLVNPFSVESIYLALAQLYYNVPLRSEMIEKGRFQKTKFDWDISAENLWNCVEKLF
- a CDS encoding CvpA family protein, encoding MNPIDLAFLAVLGYGIYKGVKEGFVGAVWSMIQIILAVIVALRFSYIAGSIFERILNMNEVFTPILAFTFVFLLALAFFFVIGQGFTMFLKATHISTLSQSIGILIWAALLTIGFSVALSFSDYANILSNQAKSDSKVYASVQPISGILFCKLDFVGPSASKIFQSVEQIAKLAAEKAIGECSTTTTVTTVKNDQQEQDDSSQ